The Kitasatospora paranensis genome has a window encoding:
- a CDS encoding bifunctional DNA primase/polymerase: MCGWEGYAPPPRAVRRTGFSVRPEPERRHPAGVDIWTYQSVEYVTVAGEAWLASASEYPRSMRALWESRPWAPTVLPCGRTFDVISMPALFGRRVLDELWASGPGCGPVAAYRGRTLLFVQPGAAPRLRSLLAWEEWARDVPPLLCHGQGDAVTVPPVQRMVDAPDSPGLGGGRWIVAPDSREPWLPGAAVVLWACVRAARGGPGNTQGALLDTADGPLRPVPSA; this comes from the coding sequence ATATGCGGGTGGGAAGGGTACGCCCCGCCGCCCCGCGCTGTCCGGCGAACCGGGTTTTCGGTCCGCCCGGAGCCGGAGCGGCGCCACCCTGCTGGGGTGGACATCTGGACCTATCAATCCGTGGAGTACGTGACCGTGGCCGGGGAGGCCTGGCTGGCGTCCGCCAGCGAGTACCCGCGCTCCATGCGGGCGCTGTGGGAGTCGCGCCCGTGGGCGCCCACCGTGCTGCCGTGCGGCCGCACCTTCGACGTGATCAGCATGCCCGCCCTGTTCGGCCGCCGGGTGCTGGACGAGCTGTGGGCCTCGGGCCCCGGCTGCGGCCCGGTCGCCGCCTACCGCGGGCGCACCCTGCTGTTCGTCCAGCCCGGGGCGGCGCCGCGACTGCGCTCGCTGCTGGCCTGGGAGGAGTGGGCGCGGGACGTCCCGCCGCTGCTCTGCCACGGCCAGGGGGACGCGGTGACCGTCCCGCCCGTCCAGCGCATGGTGGACGCCCCGGACTCGCCGGGCCTCGGCGGCGGCCGGTGGATCGTCGCCCCGGACTCACGGGAACCCTGGCTGCCGGGCGCCGCGGTGGTGCTGTGGGCGTGCGTCCGGGCCGCCCGCGGTGGTCCGGGGAACACCCAGGGCGCACTCCTGGACACCGCGGACGGGCCGCTGCGGCCCGTCCCCTCGGCCTGA
- a CDS encoding low temperature requirement protein A yields the protein MTGEPADPQARPQAHLRHHRPVRRMAPRSRDEPHRTATPLELFFDLCFVVAVAQAGRQLAHDLATDRIAAGLYGYAFVFFAIWWAWMNFSWFASAYDVDDVPYRLTTLVQITGVLILAAGVPRMFDQHDLVLSVVGYVVMRLAMVTQWLRAAACEQGPARTVALRYALGIVLCQVGWVLLLLVPHEAYPYLLPLGILAELSVPVIAERPAQTTWHPHHIAERYGLFTLIVLGETVAAATLAVQTALDEHDALGELLPIAAGGLLICFAAWWIYFAEPIHDHLRSNRVAFLWGYGHYLVLGSAAAIGAGLEVAVEQAAGPAHISATAAAAAVTVPTALYLFTVWLLHSRHLKHGAAQAVLPAASAAVLACTAAGDHGVLAAGLVTAAAVAVGIVLHTREA from the coding sequence ATGACCGGCGAACCGGCCGACCCCCAGGCCCGGCCCCAGGCCCACCTCCGGCACCACCGGCCGGTCCGGCGGATGGCCCCGCGCAGCCGGGACGAGCCGCACCGCACCGCCACCCCGCTCGAACTCTTCTTCGACCTCTGCTTCGTGGTGGCGGTCGCCCAGGCCGGCCGCCAACTCGCCCACGACCTCGCCACGGACCGCATCGCAGCCGGCCTCTACGGCTACGCGTTCGTCTTCTTCGCCATCTGGTGGGCCTGGATGAACTTCAGCTGGTTCGCCTCCGCCTACGACGTGGACGACGTCCCGTACCGGCTCACCACCCTCGTCCAGATCACCGGCGTGCTGATCCTGGCCGCCGGCGTGCCGCGCATGTTCGACCAGCACGACCTCGTGCTCAGCGTGGTCGGCTACGTGGTGATGCGCCTCGCCATGGTCACCCAGTGGCTGCGCGCCGCCGCCTGCGAACAGGGCCCCGCCCGCACGGTGGCACTGCGCTACGCCCTGGGCATCGTGCTCTGCCAGGTCGGCTGGGTGCTCCTGCTGCTCGTGCCGCACGAGGCCTACCCCTACCTGCTGCCGCTCGGCATCCTCGCCGAACTGTCGGTGCCGGTGATCGCCGAGCGCCCCGCCCAGACCACCTGGCACCCGCACCACATCGCCGAGCGCTACGGCCTGTTCACCCTGATCGTGCTCGGCGAGACGGTCGCCGCGGCGACCCTGGCCGTCCAGACCGCACTCGACGAGCACGACGCCCTCGGGGAACTGCTGCCGATCGCGGCGGGCGGCCTGCTGATCTGCTTCGCGGCCTGGTGGATCTACTTCGCCGAACCGATCCACGACCACCTTCGCTCCAACCGGGTGGCCTTCCTCTGGGGCTACGGCCACTACCTCGTCCTCGGTTCGGCGGCCGCGATCGGCGCCGGCCTGGAGGTCGCCGTGGAGCAGGCCGCCGGCCCCGCGCACATCTCGGCCACCGCCGCGGCCGCCGCGGTCACCGTGCCGACGGCGCTCTACCTGTTCACGGTCTGGCTGCTGCACTCCCGCCACCTCAAGCACGGCGCCGCCCAGGCCGTCCTGCCGGCCGCCTCCGCAGCCGTGCTCGCCTGCACCGCCGCGGGCGACCACGGGGTGCTCGCCGCCGGGCTGGTCACCGCCGCGGCCGTCGCGGTCGGCATCGTCCTGCACACCCGCGAGGCGTGA
- a CDS encoding alcohol dehydrogenase catalytic domain-containing protein, translating to MRALVHRGAGSGPAGIGTAERPLPGPGQLLVRVVAAGWPAGRPARPGIVGEEFAGTVERLGAGAYGWERGDDVLGHCPSGACAEYVAVDAERVAGRPAALPWAEAALLPVTAAGARAALDKLRVRRGETLLVHGAQAPAGRVAVRLALARGAAVVAVAPAAARPALREAGAVPVGYGVGLGGRIRAAAPAGVDAVLDAAGRAAGPLWSALAGGPGRVAALGPVPGGRSGAVAESAALAELVELWEEGAFRVEPDVVVPLERAAEVERRAGDGRSVVVTLVALRRM from the coding sequence GTGCGGGCACTGGTCCACCGGGGTGCGGGATCGGGCCCGGCGGGCATCGGCACGGCGGAGCGGCCGCTGCCGGGGCCGGGGCAGCTGCTCGTCCGGGTGGTGGCGGCGGGCTGGCCCGCGGGCCGGCCCGCCCGGCCCGGCATCGTGGGCGAGGAGTTCGCCGGGACGGTGGAGCGGCTCGGCGCGGGCGCCTACGGCTGGGAGCGCGGCGACGACGTGCTCGGTCACTGCCCGTCCGGCGCGTGCGCCGAGTACGTGGCGGTGGACGCCGAACGGGTGGCGGGCCGCCCGGCCGCCCTGCCGTGGGCCGAGGCCGCGCTGCTGCCGGTGACCGCGGCCGGCGCCCGGGCCGCCCTGGACAAGCTGCGGGTCCGGCGCGGGGAGACCCTGCTGGTGCACGGCGCGCAGGCACCGGCGGGCCGGGTGGCCGTCCGGCTCGCGCTGGCCCGCGGGGCCGCGGTGGTCGCGGTGGCGCCGGCGGCGGCCCGGCCGGCGTTGCGGGAGGCCGGCGCGGTGCCGGTCGGCTACGGCGTCGGCCTGGGCGGGCGGATCCGGGCTGCGGCCCCGGCCGGGGTGGACGCCGTCCTCGATGCGGCCGGCCGGGCCGCCGGGCCGCTCTGGTCGGCGCTGGCGGGCGGGCCGGGCCGGGTCGCGGCGCTGGGCCCGGTGCCGGGCGGCCGGTCGGGCGCCGTCGCCGAGTCGGCGGCGCTGGCGGAGCTGGTGGAGCTGTGGGAGGAGGGCGCCTTCCGGGTTGAGCCGGACGTCGTCGTCCCGCTGGAGCGGGCCGCGGAGGTGGAGCGGCGCGCGGGTGACGGCCGATCGGTCGTCGTCACCCTGGTGGCCCTGCGGCGGATGTGA
- a CDS encoding phosphocholine-specific phospholipase C yields the protein MAELSRRKFMALSASAAAGAAVAGAAVGGGDAQAAVAANLSTTGTLADARHVVILMQENRSFDHYFGMLKGVRGFADRSAIQVAGGYSVFNQPNGLGRQYPWQFSATKPAGGADAERLAQCNGDLSHAWSDQHKAWNGGKLDSWVAAKGNVRTLGYLTRADIPFHYALADNWTVNDAYFCSVLSATGPNRTYHWSGMIDPAGTAGGPAYDGGDESGLRWQTYAEALENAGVSWKVYQNAADNYGDNALAYFTQFASAPAGSALAVKGMGSVPKTTGRTPDDIAAAIRADVLAGTLPQVSWIVADQASSEHPYATPADGAHFVHMVMDALNADTDVFNSTVLFLNYDENDGFFDHVPPPAAPAGTAGEFYNGTNIGLGFRVPLIAVSPWTRGGWVSSEVCDHTSVLRFLERWTAALGKPANCVNISAWRRKVCGDLTGMFDFANPVYGLPALPDTSATIGLSACGPLPNPAPVDNKLPQQEAGTRPARALPYQPNANLDHLEFATGGVMKVWLTMANQGTAGTHFAAYANAYRTGGPWQYTLDPGANTSDFFNCGTNYGNGPYDLSVIGPNRFLRRFKGDATKPGKSAAATVSYAAAPDTGKQAVWFKLANTGTTAVTFTITSTNYRSDGPWTYTVPAGGSTSDYFNAVAYTNGWYDFTVTVDSDTTWSQRFTGHLETGTPSISG from the coding sequence ATGGCTGAGCTGAGTCGTAGGAAGTTCATGGCGCTGTCGGCGAGTGCCGCGGCGGGGGCCGCGGTGGCGGGTGCCGCGGTCGGTGGCGGTGACGCGCAGGCGGCGGTGGCGGCGAACCTGAGCACCACGGGCACGCTGGCCGATGCCCGGCACGTCGTGATCCTGATGCAGGAGAACCGCAGCTTCGACCACTACTTCGGGATGCTGAAGGGCGTGCGCGGCTTCGCGGACCGCAGCGCGATCCAGGTCGCCGGCGGTTACAGCGTGTTCAACCAGCCGAACGGGCTGGGCCGGCAGTACCCGTGGCAGTTCTCCGCGACGAAGCCGGCCGGCGGCGCCGACGCCGAGCGCCTGGCGCAGTGCAACGGCGACCTGTCGCACGCCTGGTCGGACCAGCACAAGGCGTGGAACGGCGGCAAGCTCGACTCCTGGGTCGCCGCCAAGGGCAACGTCCGCACGCTGGGCTACCTGACCCGCGCGGACATCCCGTTCCACTACGCGCTGGCCGACAACTGGACGGTCAACGACGCCTACTTCTGCTCGGTGCTGTCCGCGACCGGCCCCAACCGCACCTACCACTGGTCCGGCATGATCGACCCGGCCGGCACCGCGGGCGGCCCCGCCTACGACGGCGGCGACGAGTCCGGCCTGCGCTGGCAGACCTACGCCGAAGCCCTCGAGAACGCCGGGGTCAGCTGGAAGGTGTACCAGAACGCCGCCGACAACTACGGCGACAACGCGCTCGCTTACTTCACCCAGTTCGCCTCGGCCCCGGCCGGCAGCGCCCTCGCCGTCAAGGGCATGGGCTCGGTGCCGAAGACCACCGGCCGCACCCCGGACGACATCGCCGCCGCGATCCGCGCCGACGTCCTCGCCGGCACCCTGCCCCAGGTCTCCTGGATCGTCGCCGACCAGGCCTCCTCCGAACACCCCTACGCCACCCCGGCCGACGGCGCGCACTTCGTCCACATGGTGATGGACGCCCTCAACGCGGACACGGACGTCTTCAACTCCACCGTGCTGTTCCTCAACTACGACGAGAACGACGGCTTCTTCGACCACGTCCCGCCGCCCGCCGCCCCGGCCGGCACCGCGGGCGAGTTCTACAACGGCACCAACATCGGCCTCGGCTTCCGCGTCCCGCTGATCGCCGTCTCCCCCTGGACCCGCGGCGGCTGGGTCAGCTCCGAGGTCTGTGACCACACCTCCGTCCTGCGCTTCCTGGAGCGCTGGACGGCCGCCCTGGGCAAGCCCGCCAACTGCGTCAACATCTCCGCCTGGCGCCGCAAGGTCTGCGGCGACCTCACCGGCATGTTCGACTTCGCCAACCCGGTCTACGGACTGCCCGCGCTGCCCGACACCTCCGCCACCATCGGCCTGTCCGCCTGCGGCCCGCTGCCCAACCCCGCACCCGTCGACAACAAACTGCCCCAGCAGGAGGCCGGCACCCGCCCGGCCCGCGCCCTGCCCTACCAGCCCAACGCCAACCTCGACCACCTGGAATTCGCCACCGGCGGCGTGATGAAGGTCTGGCTCACCATGGCCAACCAGGGCACCGCCGGCACACACTTCGCCGCCTACGCCAACGCCTACCGCACCGGCGGCCCCTGGCAGTACACCCTCGACCCCGGCGCGAACACCAGCGACTTCTTCAACTGCGGCACCAACTACGGCAACGGCCCCTACGACCTCAGCGTCATCGGCCCCAACCGCTTCCTGCGCCGCTTCAAGGGCGACGCCACCAAGCCCGGCAAGTCGGCCGCGGCCACCGTCTCCTACGCCGCGGCGCCGGACACCGGCAAGCAGGCCGTCTGGTTCAAGCTCGCCAACACCGGCACCACCGCGGTCACCTTCACCATCACCTCCACCAACTACCGCTCCGACGGGCCCTGGACATACACCGTGCCGGCCGGCGGCAGCACCAGCGACTACTTCAACGCGGTGGCGTACACCAACGGCTGGTACGACTTCACGGTCACCGTCGACTCCGACACCACCTGGTCCCAGCGCTTCACCGGCCACCTGGAGACCGGCACCCCCAGCATCTCCGGCTGA
- a CDS encoding chitinase, translated as MPMSPRPAHAAPGRRLLAASTAWAVAAAGAAALTFGLASSATAGEFLSNGGFESGSLAPWSCTGNTGSIVTGQSHTGSYALAGAASASDNAQCSQTVTVAPNTAYTLSAWVKGAYVYLGVDGGASTWTPSTGGAYQKLTVSFTTGASQTSATVWTHGWYGQGTYNADDVSLDGPGAPASSAPPTSQPPTSQPPTSQPPTSQPPTSQPPTSQPPTSQPPTTPPPGGGLPTHALVGYLHASFANGAGYTRMADVPDSWDVIDLSFGEPTSVTSGDIRFNRCSASECPNVESDADFKAAIAAKQAQGKKVLISIGGQNGQVQLTTTAARDTFVSSVSAIIDKWGLNGLDIDFEGHSLSLDTGDTDFKNPTSPVIVNLISALKTLKAKYGQNFVLTMAPETFFVQLGYQYYGSGPWGGQDPRAGAYLPVIYALRNDLTLLHVQDYNSGSIMGLDNQYHSMGGADFHIAMTDMLLKGFPVAGNTANMFPALAPSQVAIGMPATTNAGNGYVAPAEVDKALDCLTKGTNCGSYVPKAGVQPGLRGLMTWSVNWDQFGGREFSKNFDSYFG; from the coding sequence ATGCCCATGTCCCCCAGACCTGCCCACGCCGCGCCCGGCCGCCGGCTGCTCGCGGCCTCCACCGCCTGGGCCGTCGCCGCCGCCGGCGCGGCCGCGCTGACCTTCGGCCTCGCCTCCTCGGCGACGGCCGGCGAATTCCTGAGCAACGGCGGCTTCGAGAGCGGCTCGCTCGCCCCCTGGAGCTGCACCGGCAACACCGGCAGCATCGTCACCGGCCAGTCGCACACCGGCAGTTACGCCCTCGCCGGAGCCGCCTCGGCCAGCGACAACGCCCAGTGCAGCCAGACCGTCACGGTCGCCCCCAACACCGCCTACACGCTCAGCGCCTGGGTGAAGGGCGCCTACGTCTACCTGGGCGTCGACGGCGGCGCCTCGACCTGGACGCCCAGCACCGGCGGCGCCTACCAGAAGCTCACCGTCAGCTTCACCACCGGCGCGAGCCAGACCAGCGCCACCGTCTGGACCCACGGCTGGTACGGCCAGGGCACCTACAACGCCGACGACGTCTCGCTGGACGGGCCCGGCGCACCGGCGTCCTCCGCCCCGCCCACCTCGCAGCCCCCGACGTCGCAGCCCCCGACGAGCCAGCCGCCGACGTCCCAGCCGCCCACCTCGCAGCCCCCCACGTCGCAGCCCCCGACGAGCCAGCCGCCCACCACCCCGCCGCCCGGCGGCGGGCTGCCCACCCACGCCCTGGTCGGCTACCTGCACGCCAGCTTCGCCAACGGCGCCGGCTACACCCGGATGGCCGACGTCCCGGACTCCTGGGACGTCATCGACCTCTCCTTCGGCGAGCCGACCTCGGTGACCTCGGGCGACATCCGGTTCAACCGCTGCTCCGCCAGCGAGTGCCCGAACGTCGAGTCCGACGCCGACTTCAAGGCGGCCATCGCCGCCAAGCAGGCCCAGGGCAAGAAGGTGCTGATCTCCATCGGCGGCCAGAACGGCCAGGTGCAGCTCACCACCACCGCGGCCCGAGACACCTTCGTCTCCTCGGTCTCCGCGATCATCGACAAGTGGGGCCTGAACGGCCTCGACATCGACTTCGAGGGCCACTCGCTGTCGCTCGACACCGGCGACACCGACTTCAAGAACCCGACCAGCCCGGTCATCGTGAACCTGATCTCGGCGCTGAAGACGCTCAAGGCCAAGTACGGGCAGAACTTCGTGCTGACCATGGCCCCGGAAACGTTCTTCGTCCAGCTCGGCTACCAGTACTACGGCTCCGGGCCGTGGGGCGGCCAGGACCCGCGGGCCGGCGCCTACCTGCCGGTGATCTACGCCCTGCGCAACGACCTCACGCTGCTGCACGTCCAGGACTACAACTCCGGCTCCATCATGGGCCTGGACAACCAGTACCACTCGATGGGCGGCGCCGACTTCCACATCGCGATGACCGACATGCTGCTCAAGGGCTTCCCGGTGGCGGGCAACACCGCCAACATGTTCCCGGCGCTCGCGCCCTCCCAGGTGGCGATCGGCATGCCGGCCACCACCAACGCGGGCAACGGCTACGTCGCCCCCGCCGAGGTGGACAAGGCGCTGGACTGCCTCACCAAGGGCACCAACTGCGGCAGCTACGTCCCGAAGGCCGGCGTGCAGCCCGGCCTGCGCGGCCTGATGACCTGGTCCGTCAACTGGGACCAGTTCGGCGGCCGGGAGTTCTCCAAGAACTTCGACTCCTACTTCGGCTGA
- a CDS encoding YdeI/OmpD-associated family protein — MADPLDTVEFDSAEAFEAWLDSHHATSPGVWLRLRKKAPGVTALDYRQALDVALCHGWIDGQKRAQDERHWLQKFGPRTARSRWSKINRQKAEDLTAQGRMRPAGLAEVERARADGRWEAAYDSPRTATVPEDLAAALAAEPAAQAFFAGLDAANRYSVLHRVQEAKRPETRARRIERFVAMLAAGEKLH; from the coding sequence ATGGCCGATCCGCTGGACACCGTCGAGTTCGACTCCGCCGAGGCGTTCGAGGCGTGGCTGGACTCCCACCACGCGACCTCGCCGGGCGTCTGGCTGCGGCTGCGCAAGAAGGCGCCCGGGGTGACCGCCCTCGACTACCGGCAGGCGCTGGACGTGGCGCTCTGCCACGGCTGGATCGACGGGCAGAAGCGCGCCCAGGACGAGCGCCACTGGCTGCAGAAGTTCGGCCCGCGGACGGCCCGCAGCCGCTGGTCCAAGATCAACCGGCAGAAGGCCGAGGATCTGACCGCGCAGGGGCGGATGCGCCCGGCCGGCCTCGCCGAGGTCGAGCGCGCCCGCGCCGACGGCCGGTGGGAGGCCGCCTACGACAGCCCGCGGACGGCCACCGTCCCGGAGGACCTGGCGGCGGCGCTGGCCGCCGAACCGGCGGCGCAGGCGTTCTTCGCCGGCCTCGACGCCGCCAACCGCTACTCCGTGCTGCACCGGGTGCAGGAGGCGAAGCGGCCGGAGACCCGGGCCCGCCGGATCGAACGGTTCGTGGCCATGCTGGCGGCCGGGGAGAAGCTGCACTGA
- the pgi gene encoding glucose-6-phosphate isomerase, with product MSENRTGGRTPLDRTPQWAALGKHRAELGEQHLRGLFDADPERGSRYTLAVGDLHVDYSKHLVTDETLGLLRELAAATGVAGLRDAMFRGEKINITEDRAVLHTALRAPRGAVVEVDGENVVPAVHAVLDKMAAFADRVRSGAWTGHTGKRIRTVVNIGIGGSDLGPAMAYEVLRSYSDRGIDVRFVSNVDGADLNEALVGLDAAETLFIVASKTFTTIETITNAVSAKNWLLTELRADTDAVAKHFVALSTNAGGVADFGIDVANMFEFWDWVGGRYSYDSAIGLSLMIAIGPDRFREMLDGFHLVDEHFRTAPPEQNVPLLLGLLGVWYGAFFDAQAHAVLPYSHYLSKFTAYLQQLDMESNGKSVDREGNPVTWQTGPVVWGTPGTNGQHAYYQLLHQGTKVIPADFIGFAKPVESLLPGLVAQHDLLMANFFAQTQALAFGKTPEEVAAEGVPAELVPHKTFRGNHPTTTVLAAELTPSVLGQLVALYEHKVFVQGAIWNIDSFDQWGVELGKVLAKRIEPVLLTGEGVEQLDSSTAALVERYRTLRGR from the coding sequence ATGTCGGAGAACCGCACCGGCGGTCGCACGCCGCTGGACCGCACCCCGCAGTGGGCGGCCCTGGGCAAGCACCGCGCGGAGCTGGGGGAGCAGCACCTGCGCGGGCTGTTCGACGCCGACCCCGAGCGGGGCAGCCGCTACACCCTGGCCGTCGGCGACCTGCACGTCGACTACTCCAAGCACCTGGTGACCGACGAGACGCTCGGCCTGCTGCGCGAGCTCGCCGCCGCCACCGGCGTCGCCGGACTGCGGGACGCCATGTTCCGCGGCGAGAAGATCAACATCACCGAGGACCGCGCCGTCCTGCACACCGCGCTGCGCGCCCCGCGCGGCGCCGTGGTCGAGGTCGACGGCGAGAACGTCGTCCCCGCGGTGCACGCCGTCCTCGACAAGATGGCCGCCTTCGCGGACCGGGTGCGCAGCGGCGCCTGGACGGGCCACACCGGCAAGCGGATCCGCACCGTCGTCAACATCGGCATCGGCGGCTCCGACCTCGGACCGGCCATGGCCTACGAGGTGCTCCGCTCCTACAGCGACCGCGGCATCGATGTCCGCTTCGTCTCCAACGTGGACGGCGCCGACCTCAACGAGGCGCTGGTCGGCCTGGACGCCGCCGAGACGCTGTTCATCGTCGCGTCCAAGACCTTCACCACCATCGAGACCATCACCAACGCGGTCTCCGCGAAGAACTGGCTGCTCACCGAACTGCGTGCGGACACCGACGCGGTCGCCAAGCACTTCGTGGCGCTCTCCACCAACGCCGGCGGCGTCGCCGACTTCGGCATCGACGTGGCCAACATGTTCGAGTTCTGGGACTGGGTGGGCGGCCGCTACTCCTACGACTCGGCGATCGGCCTCTCGCTGATGATCGCCATCGGCCCGGACCGCTTCCGCGAGATGCTGGACGGCTTCCACCTGGTCGACGAGCACTTCCGCACCGCTCCGCCGGAGCAGAACGTGCCGCTGCTGCTCGGCCTGCTCGGTGTCTGGTACGGCGCGTTCTTCGACGCCCAGGCGCACGCCGTGCTGCCGTACTCGCACTACCTGTCGAAGTTCACCGCCTACCTCCAGCAGCTCGACATGGAGTCCAACGGCAAGTCGGTGGACCGCGAGGGCAACCCGGTCACCTGGCAGACCGGCCCGGTGGTCTGGGGCACCCCCGGCACCAACGGCCAGCACGCCTACTACCAGCTGCTGCACCAGGGCACCAAGGTGATCCCGGCGGACTTCATCGGCTTCGCCAAGCCGGTCGAGAGCCTGCTGCCCGGCCTGGTCGCCCAGCACGACCTGCTGATGGCGAACTTCTTCGCACAGACCCAGGCGCTCGCCTTCGGCAAGACGCCCGAGGAGGTCGCCGCCGAGGGGGTGCCCGCCGAGCTGGTGCCGCACAAGACCTTCCGCGGCAACCACCCGACCACCACCGTGCTGGCCGCCGAGCTCACCCCGTCGGTGCTCGGCCAGCTGGTCGCCCTCTACGAGCACAAGGTGTTCGTCCAGGGCGCGATCTGGAACATCGACTCCTTCGACCAGTGGGGTGTCGAGCTCGGCAAGGTGCTGGCGAAGCGGATCGAGCCGGTGCTGCTGACCGGCGAGGGCGTCGAGCAGTTGGACAGTTCGACGGCGGCCCTGGTCGAGCGCTACCGGACGCTGCGCGGCCGCTGA
- a CDS encoding NAD(P)H-binding protein: MRIVIAGGHGQIALHLEQLLADRGDRPVGLIRRAEHAEDLRRRGAEPVEFDLEAGTAEALAAVLAGADAVVFAAGAGPGSGAARKDTVDRGAAVLLADAAELAGVRRYVMISAMGADASAADGADPVFGAYLRAKGAADDDLRARAGLDWTVLRPGRLTDDPATGLVRLAERTGRGAVPRADVAGVLAALLAEPAPAVRRTLDLVSGEQPVAEAVAGLVSP, from the coding sequence ATGCGCATCGTCATCGCCGGAGGACACGGCCAGATCGCCCTGCACCTGGAACAGCTGCTCGCCGACCGCGGGGACCGGCCCGTGGGGCTGATCCGGCGGGCCGAACACGCCGAGGACCTGCGCCGCCGCGGCGCCGAACCGGTCGAGTTCGACCTGGAGGCCGGGACGGCCGAGGCCCTGGCCGCCGTGCTGGCCGGAGCGGACGCGGTGGTGTTCGCGGCGGGCGCCGGCCCCGGCAGCGGCGCCGCCCGCAAGGACACCGTGGACCGCGGCGCGGCCGTGCTGCTCGCGGACGCGGCGGAACTCGCCGGGGTGCGGCGGTACGTGATGATCTCCGCGATGGGCGCGGACGCCTCGGCCGCGGACGGTGCGGACCCGGTGTTCGGCGCCTACCTGCGGGCCAAGGGCGCGGCCGACGACGACCTGCGGGCCCGGGCCGGCCTCGACTGGACAGTGCTGCGGCCCGGCCGGCTCACCGACGACCCGGCCACCGGCCTCGTCCGGCTCGCCGAGCGCACCGGCCGCGGCGCCGTCCCGCGGGCCGACGTCGCGGGAGTCCTCGCCGCGCTGCTCGCCGAGCCGGCCCCTGCCGTGCGGCGGACCCTGGACCTCGTCTCCGGCGAGCAGCCGGTCGCCGAAGCCGTGGCCGGCCTGGTCAGTCCTTGA